Below is a window of Spelaeicoccus albus DNA.
CCAGCTGAACTGCCAAGCAGACTTCGATGGCGGTGATCGGCAGTGTCCATCCGGAACCGAGGTCGTGCAGGAGTCCGAACATCGTCGGTCCGCACGCTGCAATCAGGTAGCCGATGGACTGGGCCATCCCGGACAAGGCTGCGGCTTGACGGTGATGTTCGGTGCGCAGCCCGAACAAGCTGAGCCCCAGCACTATGCAGCTACCGCTGCCCAGTCCGGCAAAGATCATCCACACGACCATTGCCTGCGGAAAGAGGAGGATGCCCGTGAACTCGACGGCGCTGCACAGCGTGCCGGCAATGCAGAGGCCCCGTTGGTCGCGCACGCGGTGAATCAACGTTGAGGTAAGCAGGCTGGTCAGAAGCCCGACGAGTTGGAACAAGAACAGATGCCAGCCTGCTCGGGTCGCCGACCCTCCCATTGCCTGTTCGATGGATGGAACCCACGCCGCCGTGACGAAGAACATCATGGACTGCACACCCATGAAGATCGTGACCTGCCACGCCAGCGCCGACCCCCATGGGGACCGGTAACGCGCCGCCGCTCCGACGGTTTCGATGCCGGTGGCTCCGGTCGGCGGTGCCGACCGTTTGGCAAGTTGCGGGGCGAACACGGCAAGCCCGATGAGCGCAAGTCCCGCCCAGATCCCCAGGGACAATCGCCATGCCTGGCCGTCTGCTCCGGCCATCGGCACGGCAATGCCGGATGCAAGCGCGGCAACCCCTCCTTGTACTGCGGAGTAAATTCCGGTGAGTTGACCGATCCGGTTCGGAAAATCCCGTTTGAGCAGCGGCGGAAGGAGTACGTTGATGAACGCGATGGCCCCGCCCAGTCCGACCGTGCCTGCCCAGATCATTCCGGGCGCCGGGACCGAGCGGAGCACGATGGCGCACCCGAGGAGGGCGACCGCCGCCCACAGGGTGCGCTCCATTCCCCAACGTGCGGCGACGAGCGGCGCAATGGGCGAGAACGCGGCAAATCCGAGGAGCGGGATCGAGGTGAGGAGGCCCGCCGTGCCGGACGACATGTGCAGATCGGCTGCGATGAAATCGAGGACCGGGCCGACACTCGTGATGCTGCAACGCAGGTTGGCGGCCAACACCATGATGCCGATGACGAGCAGCCAGCGCCGCGACCCGAGGATACGCGCGGGCGCGGGTTCAACGGTCATGAGCGGTGCCCTTCCGCCGCACAGTGCGAACCGCTCGGCGGGACGGCGTGTGAGACGTGCGCGCTGTGCACTATCGCTCCGGTGACCGATTCGGCAAGTGCGGCGTTCCGGTCTTCAATCGCGGCGAACAACGCGTCGTGACGGGAGTTCACGCCATCGATGTCGTCGAGATAGTGCTGAAGCCCGGACGGGGCAAGCAGTGCAATGTCGAGCGAATCGGCCACCTGCGCCAAGTGGCCGTGCAGCTCGGCAAGCAGCTCGTTGTGTCCGGCGCGAACAACCGCACGGTGGAATGCGGCGTCCGCCGCAAAGAACGCCGCGTCGTCGCGGGCGGCCAGTGCGGCATCCCGGTCGGTCAAGCACGCGCGGATGGCAGCGAGATCATCCGGCGTGGCGTTCTGCGCGGCAAGACGGGCGGCGCGTTGTTCCAAAAGCATGCGAACTTCGAATACGTCGTCCGACTTCGCAGTGTCGAGCCGACGCCGGATGGCGACTTCCAACTCGCTGGTGGCCAGCACATACGTTCCGTCTCCCGGCCTGGCCTGCAACAGGCCGGAATGAACGAGCGAGCGGATGGCCTCACGCACGGTGTTGCGACTGACGTGCAACGACTCGGTGAGTGCTTGTTCGGTCGGGATCTTCCGGCCGACCGCCCATTCGCCGGCCGCTATCAGCTCGCGGAGTTGACCGGCGACCTGTGCCGACAAAGTCTCGCTGCGGCGCGGAGCGTGCAGGGCCGACATGCAAACCTCCAATTGTCGGACAAATACGATGATTACCCTACCTCGCGCCGAACTAACCTCTCGCACACCCCTCCCGCGAGTGGGCGGAGGAGGAGGCTACCGGGAACTGAGGTAGTTGCTGACGAATTTGGTCAGCTGCGCATTTTGCGAACTCAGCAGCCCGTCCGGCAGCGATTTCAAGAACACCCCCGGCGCCGGCTTCTTCGTCACCTCGGCACCGGACAGCGCGGACACGAGTGCCGCGCGCCGGTACCGCTCGTCCTCGTAATCGCGTAACGCAGCGATGGTCTCGAGGTCGGTAGTTGCTCGGCCGACGACTCGGCCGAGCACCCACGCATCCTCCAAGGCCTGATTGGCGCCTTGTGCCAGCGACGGCGGCCAGGCGTGGGCGGCGTCGCCGGCCAGCGTGATCCGCCCTCGGCCCCACCGCTTGTGCACGGTGTGACGCAAATGCACGAACGGTTGCATGTCGGACGAATGCGCTGCGGCAAGAACCTTTTGCACGTCGTCGCATTCCCACGACCCGAATGCCCGGTGAATTGTCTCGACACCGTCATCGTCCGAGCTGCCGGGTACGTCGAACCACCACTGCAACAGTCCGTTTCCGGCCGGGTTCATGCCGCACATGCCCTCCGGTCCGACAACCATGACTCCGCTGGTTCCGTTGGTGACCGAGCAATCGACGGGAGTCAGTCCCTGCCACGTGGTCCAGCCCATCTCGCGGGCGGTATCGCCGCGGATTGCCGCACGCACCGCCGAGTGCACGCCGTCCGCACCTATCAAGAAGTCGCCGGTGTGCACGCTGCCGTCGTCAAGGTTCAGCCGGGCCCTGGTTCCCAGGTCGGCCGCATCGGTACAGGCGGAGCCGAAGTGAACGGTGCCGACCGGCAGTCCGGCGGACAGTGCGTCGATGAGTTCGGCGCGCGTGACGCTGATGGCGGGGGAGCCGAATCGCTTTTCCGACCGGGTCAAGTCGATCGACAGCACTTTGTCTCCGGACGGCGTCCAGCGTTCCATTGTTTCGAGTCGGACGCCGAGATCGGTCACCGGCACCCCCAAGGATTCGAGGATGCCCGTGCCTCCTCCCCAGAGGGTCACGGCGGATCCCTCGCGGAGCAGTGCGCGGCCCCGTTCGAACACGTCGACGGAGACGCCGGACGCCGCCAAAGCGTGGGCCGTGGCAAGCCCGCACACTCCGGCTCCGGCGATGACAGCGGTCATGGCAACCATGAGACCAAAGTCTCATATATCGGGCCCGATTGGTGTGACCCACCCCATGCTGGGATATTTGATGGGTGAATACGGTTAAATCGATTGATGCTATTTATGACGATATCGTCGCCCGGAACCCGGCTCAGGACGAGTTTCACCAAGCGGTGCGGGAAGTATTGGGCTCCCTTGAGGTGTGCATCGACAGGCACCCGGAATTCCTCGATCAAAAGCTGATCGAACGCATTTCCGAGCCTGAACGGCAGATCATCTTCCGGGTGCCGTGGCAGGACGACAACGGCGAGGTGCACGTCAACCGGGGTATGCGCGTCGAGTTCAATTCCGCGCTGGGCCCGTACAAGGGCGGCCTGCGTTTCCACCCGTCGGTCGGGCTGGGGATCATCAAATTCCTCGGCTTCGAACAGATCTTCAAGAACGCGTTGACGGGCATGCCGATCGGAGGCGGAAAGGGAGGCGCGGACTTCGATCCGAAGGGCCGCTCGGACGCCGAGGTGATGCGATTTTGCCAATCGTTCATGACCGAGCTCTATCGCCACATCGGCGAATACCGCGACGTGCCGGCCGGCGATATCGGCGTGGGCTCGCGGGAGATCGGATACCTGTTCGGCCAGTACAAACGAATCACGAACAGCTACGAATCGGGCGTGCTGACGGGGAAGGGGATCGGCTGGGGCGGCGCCCGCGTGCGCACCGAGGCCACCGGATACGGTTGTGCGATCTTTGCCGACGAGATGTTGAAGTCGACCGGCGGGTCGCTCGACGGTCGAACCGTCGTCGTCTCGGGCTCGGGCAACGTCGCAATTTACGCGATCGAAAAGGTGCACCAGCTCGGCGGCACGGTCGTGGCGTGTTCGGACTCCAGCGGCTACATCGTCGACGAATCGGGCATCGACGTCGAACTGGTCAAGGACATCAAGGAAGTGCGGCGCGAACGCATCAGCGAATACGCCGGTGAAAAGGCGGCGGCCCACTATGTGGCGGGCGGGTCGATCTGGGATGTGCCGTGCGAGGTGGCACTGCCGTCGGCCACGCAGAACGAACTGGCCGAGGCGGACGCCGTCCGGCTGGTCAAGAACGGCTGCCTGGCAGTGGCGGAAGGCGCCAATATGCCTACCACTCCGGAAGCGCTGCACGTGCTGCAAGAGGCAAAGGTCGCGTTCGGCCCCGGCAAAGCGGCAAACGCCGGCGGGGTAGCGACAAGTGCACTGGAAATGCAGCAGAACGCCTCGCGCGACAGCTGGTCGTTCGGCTATTCGGAAGAACGGCTCAGCGAGATCATGATTGACATCCACCGGCGCTGCGCCGAGACCGCCGAGGAGTACGCATCCCCCGGCAATCTCGTGGTCGGTGCAAATGTATCCGGCTTCCTCCAGGTCGCCGACGCCATGCAAGCGCACGGCCTGATCTAACCGATGCGGCCGGATCGGCCGCCGCCGGCAACACAAAACCGCGCAGCCCGGAACATTCCGGGCTGCGCGGTTTTGACGTGGGAGGAACTCAGACAGCCGTGCGCTGTCCCCGAGGCTTGCGGGGCCAGTTGAAGATCAGCAGCAGAATCGCAACTATCACGGTGGCGCCACCGATGAAGATGCCGGCGTCGGTCCAGAACGTGTCGGGGTAGAGCCGGATCAGGGTGTCGTTGTCGTAGAAGGTCCAGGTGCCGTTCTTGAAGAACACCGAATGGAAATCGGAGAAGAACGTGTTCCAGCGCAATGCTGCGAACACGCCTACCGCGATGACGAAAACCAGCGTCACTATGGAGCCCGAGAACAAGGACATCGAAAGGCCGCGGCGGGTGCGCCTGGCCAAATAGATGCCGAAGATGATCGAACCGATCAGCAAGATCGTTGCGACGAGGAAGTAGATCACGATCACGGTCTTGACGTCGTGCATGTGCGCGACCTCGCCCGGCTTGAACACGGGCTTACCGGCCTGCAGCACCTTGTCGTCATTGCCGGGGTAGACGAGGTTGCTCAGGAACCGGGAACCATCGAAGTTCATCAGGTACCCGCTGACGTACGACGCCCAGTGCACCCGATCGTCACCCGTGAAGCCGAAAGCGTCGGCGGGGAACCCCGGACGAATCTTGTACTCGAACCACGAAAACACCGGCGTGATGACGACGCGCATGGCCAAGGCGATCACAACCAGCGGCACGCTGATGGTGATCCACACACGAGCCAGACCGGCCAGGAAGCCGTGCGCCTCCCTCGAACCGTTGCGTTCGCGCACGTGCAGGTCGACCGAACGCGGAGCGTCCGTATCGGCCGTCTGCGTCTCGGCGGGTCCGTCCTCGGTGGTCGCCGGAGCATCATCGGCCATGACGGCGGCCCATTCTTCATCGCTGAGCACCGACGGCTTGCCGGCGTCGCGCGCAGTGGTGGGGCCGGCGGAATCGGTGTCCGTCGACTCGGCACTGGGTGAACCGGCACCGGCCGGATCAGTACTGGCCGGATCAGTACTGGCCGGATCGGCACCCGTCGAATCAGCGCCGGCGGATTCGGTGCCGTCAAAATCGATACTGGTCGAACCGTCGCCGCCGGACATGCCGGTGTCGTCCGAGCCTGGCCCTTCGTCAACTGCCGGCTCGCTGTGCGAATTCAAGCGCCGGGTGACGAGATCGTCGGTATCGGTCGTCGAGGTGGTCATTGCGTCCTCCGGGGAAGTGGACTTTTGAACGCCGTTTGCGTCACTCACACCTTCATCTTGGCACGCAACCCTCGTAAACCTGCGGATTTCGGCTGGCCAGTCGGGATAGTATCGAGCGTGACGATGACTGCCGCACCCATTACCTACCCGCCCGATCTGCCCATCAGTGCACGCCGTGACGACATTGCTGCGGCAATCCGTGACAATCAAGTCGTCATAATCGCCGGCGAGACCGGCAGCGGCAAAACCACGCAACTCCCGAAGATCTGTCTCGAGCTGGGGCTCGACGAGGGCGGGCTGATCGGCCACACGCAGCCGCGCCGGATCGCGGCGCGTACCGTGGCCGACCGGATTGCCGGCGAATTGGGCAGCAGGCTGGGCGGCCGCGTCGGGTATCAAGTGCGCTTCACCTCGCAGGTGGCCGCCGATACGGCAGTGAAGGTGATGACCGACGGGATTCTGCTGGCCGGGATCGGCCGCGACCCCGATTTGAAGCGCTACAGCGCCATCATCATCGACGAAGCACACGAGCGCAGCCTCAATATCGACTTCATCCTGGGGTACCTCAAAAGACTCTTGCCGCGCCGCCCCGGTCTCAAGGTCATCATCACGTCGGCCACGATCGACCCGGAACGGTTCTCTCGGCACTTCTTCGATGCTCCGATCATCGAAGTGTCCGGCCGCACCTATCCGGTCGAGATCCGCTATCGGCCGTTGGTGGCCGAGAGCTCCGGCGACGACGCGGACGACTCGGACGAGGCGGACGACGATCCGCTCGCCTCGCGTACCCGTGATCAAAGCGAGGGGATCATCGCCGCAGTCGACGAGCTGATGCGCGAGCCGCCCGGAGACATCCTCGTTTTTTTGAGCGGCGAACGCGAAATCCGCGACACGCTCGAACAGCTCACC
It encodes the following:
- a CDS encoding FadR/GntR family transcriptional regulator; protein product: MSALHAPRRSETLSAQVAGQLRELIAAGEWAVGRKIPTEQALTESLHVSRNTVREAIRSLVHSGLLQARPGDGTYVLATSELEVAIRRRLDTAKSDDVFEVRMLLEQRAARLAAQNATPDDLAAIRACLTDRDAALAARDDAAFFAADAAFHRAVVRAGHNELLAELHGHLAQVADSLDIALLAPSGLQHYLDDIDGVNSRHDALFAAIEDRNAALAESVTGAIVHSAHVSHAVPPSGSHCAAEGHRS
- a CDS encoding FAD-dependent oxidoreductase translates to MVAMTAVIAGAGVCGLATAHALAASGVSVDVFERGRALLREGSAVTLWGGGTGILESLGVPVTDLGVRLETMERWTPSGDKVLSIDLTRSEKRFGSPAISVTRAELIDALSAGLPVGTVHFGSACTDAADLGTRARLNLDDGSVHTGDFLIGADGVHSAVRAAIRGDTAREMGWTTWQGLTPVDCSVTNGTSGVMVVGPEGMCGMNPAGNGLLQWWFDVPGSSDDDGVETIHRAFGSWECDDVQKVLAAAHSSDMQPFVHLRHTVHKRWGRGRITLAGDAAHAWPPSLAQGANQALEDAWVLGRVVGRATTDLETIAALRDYEDERYRRAALVSALSGAEVTKKPAPGVFLKSLPDGLLSSQNAQLTKFVSNYLSSR
- a CDS encoding CynX/NimT family MFS transporter, with the translated sequence MTVEPAPARILGSRRWLLVIGIMVLAANLRCSITSVGPVLDFIAADLHMSSGTAGLLTSIPLLGFAAFSPIAPLVAARWGMERTLWAAVALLGCAIVLRSVPAPGMIWAGTVGLGGAIAFINVLLPPLLKRDFPNRIGQLTGIYSAVQGGVAALASGIAVPMAGADGQAWRLSLGIWAGLALIGLAVFAPQLAKRSAPPTGATGIETVGAAARYRSPWGSALAWQVTIFMGVQSMMFFVTAAWVPSIEQAMGGSATRAGWHLFLFQLVGLLTSLLTSTLIHRVRDQRGLCIAGTLCSAVEFTGILLFPQAMVVWMIFAGLGSGSCIVLGLSLFGLRTEHHRQAAALSGMAQSIGYLIAACGPTMFGLLHDLGSGWTLPITAIEVCLAVQLVMATLAGRDRFIGVRRVTGS
- a CDS encoding TIGR01906 family membrane protein, whose product is MSDANGVQKSTSPEDAMTTSTTDTDDLVTRRLNSHSEPAVDEGPGSDDTGMSGGDGSTSIDFDGTESAGADSTGADPASTDPASTDPAGAGSPSAESTDTDSAGPTTARDAGKPSVLSDEEWAAVMADDAPATTEDGPAETQTADTDAPRSVDLHVRERNGSREAHGFLAGLARVWITISVPLVVIALAMRVVITPVFSWFEYKIRPGFPADAFGFTGDDRVHWASYVSGYLMNFDGSRFLSNLVYPGNDDKVLQAGKPVFKPGEVAHMHDVKTVIVIYFLVATILLIGSIIFGIYLARRTRRGLSMSLFSGSIVTLVFVIAVGVFAALRWNTFFSDFHSVFFKNGTWTFYDNDTLIRLYPDTFWTDAGIFIGGATVIVAILLLIFNWPRKPRGQRTAV
- the gdhA gene encoding NADP-specific glutamate dehydrogenase, which translates into the protein MNTVKSIDAIYDDIVARNPAQDEFHQAVREVLGSLEVCIDRHPEFLDQKLIERISEPERQIIFRVPWQDDNGEVHVNRGMRVEFNSALGPYKGGLRFHPSVGLGIIKFLGFEQIFKNALTGMPIGGGKGGADFDPKGRSDAEVMRFCQSFMTELYRHIGEYRDVPAGDIGVGSREIGYLFGQYKRITNSYESGVLTGKGIGWGGARVRTEATGYGCAIFADEMLKSTGGSLDGRTVVVSGSGNVAIYAIEKVHQLGGTVVACSDSSGYIVDESGIDVELVKDIKEVRRERISEYAGEKAAAHYVAGGSIWDVPCEVALPSATQNELAEADAVRLVKNGCLAVAEGANMPTTPEALHVLQEAKVAFGPGKAANAGGVATSALEMQQNASRDSWSFGYSEERLSEIMIDIHRRCAETAEEYASPGNLVVGANVSGFLQVADAMQAHGLI